GGCGGTGGCGCCCAGGCTGGAGGGCTCGTACGCCTTTCTCGCCATCTGCACCAATGAGCCCGGCAAGGTCGTGGGCACCCGCAAGGGCAGTCCGCTGGTGGTCGGCCTGGGCAAGGATAAAGCCTTCGCAGCCAGCGACTCGCTGGCCCTGGCCGGGCAGATAGACCAGCTCTACATGCTGGGCGAGGGCGAGATAGCGGTCCTCACCGCAGTTAAAACGGTTTTCTTCGACTCCACGGGACGTCCGATCAGCAAGAAGGCCTCCAAACCCGACGCGGTCTGGAACGACAACAACAAGGAAGGCTACGAGTACTTCATGCTCAAAGAGATCATGGAGCAGCCCGATACTCTCATATCCGCCACGCACCAGGACAAGGACGTTTTCACGGCGGTGGCGCTGGATGTGCTGAGGGCCGACCAGATAATAGTCACCGCCTGCGGCTCCTCGCGTTACGCCGCCCTGGTAGGACGCTACCTCTTCTCAAGCGTCGGCAAGAAATTCTGCGAGGTGGTCATGGCCTCCGAGTTCCAGTACTTCGCCGAATCCGTGAGCAGGAACACGCTGGTGCTGGCCATATCGCAGAGCGGCGAGACGCTGGATGTGATCGACGGCGTGGAGCTGGCCCGCAAGGCGGGCGCTCGAATAGTCTCCATCATCAACAGGCCCCAGTCGCTGCTGGGCGAGCTCAGCCACAATGTGCTGTACCTGAACTGCGGACCCGAGATCGGCGTGGCCGCCACCAAGTCGTTCCTCAACCAGCTGGCCATCTTCTACCTGCTGGCCTTTTCCATGGTGCATTCTTTCGATATGGCGGCCGATAACATACGCAAGGTCAGCCGGCAGGTCGCCAGGGCCATCGACTGGAATAACGACGTGATAACTAAAATCACGAAGCAATACCACGATAAGAACGATTTCTACTACATCGCCCGCGGCATCAACTTCGCTATAGCCTCCGAGGGAGCGCTGAAGCTGAAAGAGATATCCTACATACATGCCGAGGGCATGCCCGCCGGCGAGCTCAAGCACGGCACGCTCTCCTTAATCGAAGACGGCACGCCCGTGCTGGTGATCTGTCCCGGGGACTTCACCTACAAGGAGACGCTGGGGAATGCCATCGAGGCCAAGGCCAGGGGCGCCAGAATAATTGCGGTCTCCGATGTCGATAACGAGGTTTACGACCACTGGATCAGGATACCCAGGGTGCACGACCTGCTCTACCCCATGGTGTCCGTCGTGCCGCTGCAACTGCTGGCCTACCACATGGCCACCCGGCGAGGTCACAATCCCGACATGCCGCGCAATCTCGCCAAATCGGTAACGGTCAGGTAGCCTGAATGAGAATCATCGCCGTCATCCCCTGCCTGAACGAGGCGGCTTTCATCAGCGATATCGTCGGCAAGGCTATTAAGCATGTCGACCACGTACTGGTCGTTGACGACGGCTCCACCGACAACACCGCAGAGGTCGCCCGCCAGGCGGGCGCATATATGATCAGACACGAGAAACGGCGCGGCGCGGGCGCCGCCACGCGCAGCGGCATTCAGGCTGCCCTGAAGGAAGGGGCCGATATCGTGGTGACCCTCGACGGCGACGGACAGCATGATGCATCGGAGATCCCGAAAGTGATCGCTCCACTGCTGCAGGGAGAGGCCGACCTGGCCATCGGGTCGCGCTTCGTCAAGCCCGATACCAATATGCCACCCTACCGCAACCTCGGCATATATATCATCACCTGGCTGTACAACCTGGGCTCGAAGGGCAAAATCAGCGATTCCCAGAGCTGTTTCCGCTCCTACAGCCGCAGGCTGCTGGAGACGGTGGAGATCACCCGCGACGATTTCGGCTTCAGCATAGAAGTGCTGGTCAAAGCCAGGAAGAAGGGCTTGAAGATCGTGGAGGTCCCTGCCTCCTGCTATTATCACGCCGAAAGCTCTACCCTGGACCCGATCACACACGGGCTGGGGGTCGCCTGGAGCGTGATACAGCTGCGCGCCGCGATCGAACTATGCGGGCCGAAAGCTGTGTTATAATTATTAATTTGTAACGCGGCCTTCCTGATGACGCCGCAGCAAAAGGAGGATACCCGTGGACTGGACCAACAGCAAAGTACTGGTGGCGGGCGGAGCCGGACTGATAGGTTCACATATGGCCGGGACCCTGTTAAAAAAGGGCGCCAGGGTGAGGGTTGCGGATGATCTTTCCAGCGGGTCCATCAACAATATCAAGGACATCAAGAACAGGATCGATTTCCACAAGATAGACCTGCGCGAAAAGAAGAACTGCCTGAAGATGACCAAAGGCATGGATTACGTTTTCCAGTTTGCGGCCAACATGGGCGGCATAGGCTACATCACCAGCATCGGGGCGGATATCATGCGGGACAGTGTATTGATCAACACCAATATGCTGCAGTCCGCCCACGAGAACAGGGTGACCGAATATTTCTACAGCTCGTCTGCATGCGTTTATCCCGAGTACCTCCAGAAGGACGCTAAGGTCACGCCGCTCAAAGAGGCCGACGCCTACCCGGCCGATCCCGACCAGTTCTACGGCTGGGAGAAGATATTCACGGAGAAGATGTGCGAGGCCTACCGCGCCGACTACGGTATGAATATCAAGATCGCCAGGTTCCATAATATCTACGGCGAGGTTTATACCGCCTTCGATAAACAGAAGGGCAAGGCGCCCTGCCACCTGATCATGAAGGCGCTCAGATATCCCGATCAGGATTACGTGGTCTGGGGAGACGGCAAACAGACCAGGAGCTTCCTGTATATCGATGATTGTATCGAGGCCGTGCTGAGACTGATGGACTCCGATTACACGGGATCGATCAATATCGGCTCCGACCGGATGGTGACCATCGATGAGCTGGCCGAGATGACGATCAAAATATCCGGCAAAAAGATTCAGCTCAAGCACGACCTGTCCAAACCGCAGGGCGTCAGGGGCAGGAACGCCGACCTGACCCTGGTCAAGAAAGTTCTCAACTGGGAACCGAAGGTCAGCCTGGAAGAGGGATTGAAAAGGACCTACGACTGGGCCAAAGAGAGGTTCGCAGAGCTCGAAAACATTTAGGATGGATCGCTGCGAGTCAGGCATGCCTGTGAGAAGAGGAAACGTATGAAAATCCTGGTCATGGCCTCGACTATCGACCTCAAGAATAAGATGGGCTGCACACCGGCCTGGTGGCAGCTGTTGAAGGCCCTCTATGAGGAGGGCCACGAGGTTACAGTCATCCCGTATATGGGCATACCCGTAGAGAGCCTGTGGTGGAAGACGTACGACAATCCCTGCGCGCGGGAAAGCATACTCTATAACAACTTCCTGGAGAGCCGCAAGCGTCACGGCAAATCGCCCAGCGGGAAGAGCTTCATCTCGCCCGTCGCCGACCTGCTGATCAAGCACCATGTCAGGCCCAGATGGGCCGGGCACCTGCGCAAGGTACTGACGAAAGAAAAGTTCGACCTGCTGTTCATGATGAGCATACCGCTCAACCATATCACCGGCATTCCCTCCGCCGTCAAGAAGAAATTCGGCATACCGGTGGTATATTACGACGGCGATATGCCGACCATCCTGCCCAAATACACCATCAGCCGGGGCTTCAAATTCAACTACTACGAGGGCGCCGACCTGACCGAATATGACGCTTTTCTGACCAACTCGGCGGGTGTCATACCCGACCTGGAGAAAATGGGCGCGCGCAACGTCCACGCGCTGTATTACGGCATCGATCCCGACCTGGTGACGCCGGCGGAGGTTGAGAAGGATATCGACATAGCATTTTTCGGCTACGGCAGCGACTTCCGCGAGGAATGGATGGAGAAACTGATCACCATACCCAGCCGCGAGATGCCGGATGTAAATTTCTCGGTGGCCGGCGGCAACTTCGCCATCGACCTGGGCAGGGCAAAGATGATCGGCGACCTCTCCTACAGCCAGTGGAGGCAGTTCAGCTGCCGCAGCAAGATCAACCTCAACATCACCAGGTGGTCGCACACCAACGTTTTCGCCTCGTCGACCTCCCGGCCGTTCGAGCTGGCCGCCTTCGGCTGCTGCATCGTCTCGCAACCCTACAACGGCATCGAGCAGTGGTTCGATATAGGCAAGGAGCTGTACGTGGTGGAAAGCGCAGAACAGGCGGTTGATGTGTACCGCAGGCTGCTGGCGGATAAGGACGAAAGGGAAAGGGCGGGCAGCAGCGCCAGGGCGCGCGTATTGAAAGAACATACATTCAACCACAGGGCGGCCCGGCTGATCGATATCATCAAGGGCCTCAAATAGGCTCGGCGATCTCAGGTTGAAGGGCAGGAAGGTCGCATCTTTCATTCAATTGCACTAATATAGACTGCAGGACGACTATCTATAGTGGCGGAAAACCAGACTAAATGCCGCGTCTTCCTGGAACGCACGGACAGCGATGTCGAAGCGGCGCTGCTGCGCGGCCTGCAATATATCGGGTGGGAGCGCTATATAAACAGCAAATCCACCGTTTTCATCAAGCCGAATTTCACCTTTCCCCGCCATATAGAGGGTGTTACCACCTCGCCGGAACTGCTGCGCAGCCTGCTGAAGCTGCTGAAGGGGAAGGCGGGCAGAGTGATCCTGGGTGAGTCGGACGGCGCCAACCATGCCTTCACCGCCGAAGAGTCACTGGAGGGCCACGGCATGTACGATATATGCAGGGAGGAGGGCGCCGAAGCGGTCAGCCTGTCCCGCCTGCCCTCTACTATGGTCGAATCGAACGTGCTGGGTAAAAAGGTCAAGGTACAGTTGCCCGACCTGCTGTTGCACGATATCGACTGCTTCATCTCGGCGCCGGTTTTCAAGGTGCATGCCATGACCACCGTGACGCTCAGCCTGAAGAACTCCTGGGGCTGCGTACCGGACACGATGAGGTGCCTGCTGCACCAGGACCTGGCGCATAAACTGGCTCTGATCGCCGGCCGGCTCAAGCCGCGCATCGTGATCATCGACGGCCTGTACTCACTGGACAAACACGGACCCATGTACGGGGAGCCGATTAAAACCGACCTGCTGCTGGTATCCGATAATACAGTGGCGGCCGATGCGCTGGGAGCGGTGATCATGGGGTTTTCACCGGGCCGCATCAGCCACCTGGCCCTGGCGGGGAAGGCGGGGCTGGGACCGCTGGCTTTAACGGACATAGAGGTGAATACGGATTGGAGCAGGTACAGGCGTCGATTTCAGATCGAGCGCACCCTGATCGACAGGGCCTCGAGCCTGCTCTTCCACAGCGGCCTGCTGGCTAAAATCGTGATGGACTCGGCTTTGACGCCGCTGATATACAAAGTTGTGGGCCTTTTCCGGTCGTCGGATGAAAAACGTGTCGCCGGCCAGCTGGGCGGCCGCAGGTATGCGGGGCCTTATTAAATTTAATGCTGTGTTAACATCTGCGGGTAGTGTATATGGCTTCAAAAAGACTGTTCATATTTGATTTCCTGCGCTTTTCAGCCATCCTGCTGGTGGTTCTCAGCCACATTCTGAAAATGGAGACTATGGATGCGGTTCGAGGCTACCTGGGCATCATGGGTCTGGGCATATTCTTCTTCGTATCCGGCTACCTGCTGGCGGCAAATGAGAACCCCGTATCGAAGAACAATGCGATCGACTACTTTAAGAGAAGGTCCTTGCGGATATACCCGTTGTACTGGATGGCGCTGATTCTAACCGTTCTTCTCAGCTGGATGCTGGAAAATAATCTGTTCGGCTGGCGGACCGTCATCGCATATTTTTGCGGGCTTCAATCTGTATTCGTACCCAGGTACATGGTTGAGATCTCCTCTTACTGGTTCATCGGAACGATACTGATATACTATCTGATGTATCCCCTCATCACTTACGGGAAGAAAACAATCTCGATTTTACTGATAAGTCTCCCCGTTTTCGTTTTCCTGATGGTAGTCAGAGTATATGCCGGCCTGTTCGACGGCAGGGTTTTTGAATACTTCTTCGTTTTCGTGCTCGGCGTAATGGCGGCACGTGCGCAATTCTTCGATTCCAACTATTTCCGAAAGTGGAAGATACCTTCAGCTGTCGTTTCTATCGCCTGTATCTGTATCGTAATCATCTTCGGGCCGTTAATGCCCAGCGACCTGAGCCGCATAGACCCGCTGCTGCTGTTTAACGTGGGCCTGATTACCGTGTTCCGCATGATATTGATCGTCTCCACTATCGCAGCCGTTTACTGGATGCTCTCATTGAGCTCCCTGCCGTCTTCAGTTAAACGTGTAATAACGGCCGGGGCGTTTGCTTCATACGCTGTCTATCTGTTTCACGATGTATATTACTCCGTCATCCGCCACTTCCTTAATTTCAACGATGCGGTCGTAGGCAACATTGCATGGACACTGTTGCTGCCCATCCTGTTTATCATTTGCTATTACATACAGGCGGGCGCGGACAGGTTATTGATTAACCCCAAGCCTGTCTGTCCCGACTGAAACGGTATGCGGTTGAAAAGCGACTGATGATCAGGTTTAACGACTGGCCGATCAACAAACTGCTGCTGCTTGCCGGCAGTTTGCTGCTGGCTTCAGCCGGATTGAACGTCCTGGCCTACGCCGGCTGCGATATCCCGGCCGCCAGGCAGGTCATCGGTTTCATTTTCCTGACTATTATTCCCGGCGCTCTCATCATGCGCATATTGAGGATACATGAAGCCGGTACCCTGCCGGGCTTCCTGTATTCGATAGGACTGAGCATAGCCTTTGTCATGTTAAGCGGGGTATTGATCGATCTCATACTGCCCCTGGCCGGCATACGTCAGCCGCTTTCACTGCTGCCCGTCACAATCGCCGTCGGGCTTCTGGTACTTGTCCTGATGCCGGTCGCCTGGCTGCGCGACAGGGGATATGTGCCGCGCACAGCAGCATTCCCGTCTGAACCGTTACCCCTGATACCCGTGCTTACCATCATCCTGCTCATTGTCCTTACCGTGCTTGCCGTCGCTCTGGTCGATACCTTCCAGAATAATATACTGCTGCTCATCTGCCTGGCAGGCATTGCAGCCCTTGTCGTGCTTGCCGCCTTCGATAAATTCATCCATCCCGAGCTGTATCCACTGGCCATCTTCGCCATCGGACTCTGCCTGCTCTACCAGACCACGCTGATGTCGCCCCATCCCATCGGCAGCGATATTTTCACCGAGTACACGTTCTACCGCATGACCATGGATGCCGGATTCTGGGACGCATCCATATTCGAGATGGTCAACACATGCCTGAGTATAACCATCCTGGCGCCGGTCTACTCGCTGTTTCTGGGCATGGACGGCAACTGGCTTTTCAAAGCGGTTTACCCGCTGATTTTCGCGCTGGTCCCTCTCATCCTCTACCAGGCATTCAAACAGCAGATCGGTCCCAAAAGAGCCTTTTTATCCGTGTTTTTCTTCGTCTCCGTGCCCACATTCTCACTGGAGATGATCTCCCTCTGCCGGCAGCAGATAGCCGAGCTTTTCCTGGCCCTGATAATTCTGCTGCTGGTGGAGAGAAAGCTGAAGCCGTATCAGAGACTGTGTTTACTGTGCATTTTCGCCGTATCGATAGTGATATCGCATTACGCACTGGGATTGATCGGATTCGTGTTTGTTGCATTCTTACTGCTGATTATGCCGGCTCTCGGTATCAGGCCGTTCCGCAGAATATGGGGCAGCGAATCGGGTCAATCAGTCGATGCGGTTAATGGATCTCCGCAATGCGGACCGCTCAGTACAAAAGCGCTCATCATATTTATAGCCGTCTTTTTCATCGCCGGCGCAGCGTGGTACGGATTAACAGGCCAGGGATTGATAATCAGAACATACGAGAGGCTGTGGAACGAGCAAACCCAGGCGATTATCGTGCAGAAATCGGAAACCCTTCCAAGCACCGATGTGCAGCCGGCGACGCAAACGCCCTCTCTCATTCAAATCAACAACCGGGACGGATTGATCAGAACGGCCTTTGGTCTCGATTTTGCCGAAGCGACACCGGCTGGCAAGGGATTCAGGATCTGGCAATACCTGACTCAACTTCTGTTGATTATCGGATTCATCAAAACCCTGGTACGGCCGGGGAAGTCGGGATTCAGGCCGGAGTTTTTATCTCTGAGCCTGGCCGGCGCCTGTCTCCTGCTGGCCTCGCTGGTGATACCCCGCTTTGCCGATTATTTAAATATCACCAGGCTTTATCACATCGCGCTGATGACGCTGGCTCCCTTCTGCATACTGGGAGGTGAGGCCGTCTGGCTGTGGGCTGTATCCGCTTTTCATAGGATCAAAGGAAAGGCAGATAACGGCAGCGCACGCGGCCTCGGTTTTGTAACCCTGGCTGTCCTGATCCCCTATTTCCTGTTCACGTCCGGCATCATCTATGAAGTAACCGGCCAGAGCGTGACCGATAAAGCGGACCTTCCCTATTCAATAGCCCTGAGCAGCTACCGGCTCGACCTTGCGGGTATGTTGTATGCGAAGGACGGCGCAGCCGCAAATTGGATCAGCCAAAATTCCGATAACGTGACAGGCATTTATGCCGACCGTCATGCGGCCAATTTGTTGCATTTTTATCAGTTCCCTGGACCCGTGCAGGAACTTGCCCGCGATGCCAACAACCCGGAAGAAGGCAGTCGACTGTACCTGGACAGCGTGAATATCAGCCGGGGCGAGATCACTTTTGCCGTCTCGACCGGACTCAGGCAATATATCAACTGGAATGGTGTACCCGGCCTGGTCAAGATCATGGACGCTGCAAACAGGGTATACAATAACACGGGTGCGCAGGTATTGATCACGCGATGAAACGCGGGATAGCGGGGTGCCGTCAGAAATTCTCTGCCTCATACATATACAATAGCTATGTAATAAGAGAGGAAATATGCCGCTGAACGGTGTATCTTATATTATCAGGGATAGTTGCGAATTAAGGACGGCTGATTGCGGTACCTGCAACCAGCACTGGGAAAAAATCATCCATATTCCCGATCGGATTACCAAAATCGGTGAATTCGATATATACATCTGCAATAAAAGTAAGCTGGGATTTACCAATCCTTATCCATCGGAAGATACGGCATATCTGCTGTATGAGACTAAAGATTCGACCGATTTTGATGTGATCAGAGGAAATATTTTTGATAAAATCCAGGACTTCCTGGCTGCGAGGCTGATCGGGAAAATTGTGTCCTCCCATAGGCTAAATATGAATGCCGTTCTGGACTATTCAACTGGCAACGGCCGTTATGCTGCTACTGTATCGAGAATGTTCCCTTCTGCCAGGGTTGACGCAGTGGATTTCCAGCCTGAACCTCCTCCCCTGATAAAATGCGGCAGGCAGGCGATAAATTATTACAATGCGGACTCTTTTGGTCAGAACACACAGGAATACGACCTGATTATTTTAAGACATGTATTGGAGCACGCTCACTATCCGGTCCGGTTGTTACATGATCTGGGACAACACCTGACGTCGGAAGGGATCCTGTATCTTGAAGTCCCAAATCTGGAATCGGGCTGCGCCGCTGTATTTAAAAAGTACTGGACACCCTATTATGTCCCCCGCCATATTTTTCACTTCACCAGAGAGTCACTTAATAGAGTAGTTGATTTGGCCGGCCTTAAGGGTGAGCTTCATAAAAAGGAGGGCGGATCGATGGGTATGGTTACGAGCACATTTACCGGCATGGAACCTTCATCCGTTGTGAACAAGTTTTTCGCCGTATCGTTATACCCTTTACAGGTTTCAATAGAATCCGTCCACAATAGCTCTTCTTGTTTCAGCGCTTGCCTGCGTAGAAAATAATTCGATCAGTTTGACTTTCGGACAGACGCATAGAGTTCGATCAGCTTCTTTTTTTCCTGCTGCCAGTTATATTTATTTAATGCCGCATTCAAAGCATTCCGACCAAGCCTTTCCCTGAGCTCGGGGCCGTCCCGTAGTTTGATAATGGCCTGCCGTAACGATTCCTCA
This genomic window from Dehalococcoidia bacterium contains:
- a CDS encoding glycosyltransferase, with protein sequence MKILVMASTIDLKNKMGCTPAWWQLLKALYEEGHEVTVIPYMGIPVESLWWKTYDNPCARESILYNNFLESRKRHGKSPSGKSFISPVADLLIKHHVRPRWAGHLRKVLTKEKFDLLFMMSIPLNHITGIPSAVKKKFGIPVVYYDGDMPTILPKYTISRGFKFNYYEGADLTEYDAFLTNSAGVIPDLEKMGARNVHALYYGIDPDLVTPAEVEKDIDIAFFGYGSDFREEWMEKLITIPSREMPDVNFSVAGGNFAIDLGRAKMIGDLSYSQWRQFSCRSKINLNITRWSHTNVFASSTSRPFELAAFGCCIVSQPYNGIEQWFDIGKELYVVESAEQAVDVYRRLLADKDERERAGSSARARVLKEHTFNHRAARLIDIIKGLK
- a CDS encoding class I SAM-dependent methyltransferase gives rise to the protein MPLNGVSYIIRDSCELRTADCGTCNQHWEKIIHIPDRITKIGEFDIYICNKSKLGFTNPYPSEDTAYLLYETKDSTDFDVIRGNIFDKIQDFLAARLIGKIVSSHRLNMNAVLDYSTGNGRYAATVSRMFPSARVDAVDFQPEPPPLIKCGRQAINYYNADSFGQNTQEYDLIILRHVLEHAHYPVRLLHDLGQHLTSEGILYLEVPNLESGCAAVFKKYWTPYYVPRHIFHFTRESLNRVVDLAGLKGELHKKEGGSMGMVTSTFTGMEPSSVVNKFFAVSLYPLQVSIESVHNSSSCFSACLRRK
- a CDS encoding DUF362 domain-containing protein, whose amino-acid sequence is MAENQTKCRVFLERTDSDVEAALLRGLQYIGWERYINSKSTVFIKPNFTFPRHIEGVTTSPELLRSLLKLLKGKAGRVILGESDGANHAFTAEESLEGHGMYDICREEGAEAVSLSRLPSTMVESNVLGKKVKVQLPDLLLHDIDCFISAPVFKVHAMTTVTLSLKNSWGCVPDTMRCLLHQDLAHKLALIAGRLKPRIVIIDGLYSLDKHGPMYGEPIKTDLLLVSDNTVAADALGAVIMGFSPGRISHLALAGKAGLGPLALTDIEVNTDWSRYRRRFQIERTLIDRASSLLFHSGLLAKIVMDSALTPLIYKVVGLFRSSDEKRVAGQLGGRRYAGPY
- a CDS encoding NAD-dependent epimerase/dehydratase family protein, which produces MDWTNSKVLVAGGAGLIGSHMAGTLLKKGARVRVADDLSSGSINNIKDIKNRIDFHKIDLREKKNCLKMTKGMDYVFQFAANMGGIGYITSIGADIMRDSVLINTNMLQSAHENRVTEYFYSSSACVYPEYLQKDAKVTPLKEADAYPADPDQFYGWEKIFTEKMCEAYRADYGMNIKIARFHNIYGEVYTAFDKQKGKAPCHLIMKALRYPDQDYVVWGDGKQTRSFLYIDDCIEAVLRLMDSDYTGSINIGSDRMVTIDELAEMTIKISGKKIQLKHDLSKPQGVRGRNADLTLVKKVLNWEPKVSLEEGLKRTYDWAKERFAELENI
- the glmS gene encoding glutamine--fructose-6-phosphate transaminase (isomerizing) — translated: MCGIIGYCSKTGKASRVIFEDLKRMEYRGYDSSGVAMISDGKLLVKKGVGKLEEVNRKYKLDKIPGSVGIGHTRWATHGGVTQVNTHPHCDCAGEIAVIHNGIVDNYQELRKDLIKHKHRFISETDTEVIPHMLEDEMKRGRSLEEAVMAVAPRLEGSYAFLAICTNEPGKVVGTRKGSPLVVGLGKDKAFAASDSLALAGQIDQLYMLGEGEIAVLTAVKTVFFDSTGRPISKKASKPDAVWNDNNKEGYEYFMLKEIMEQPDTLISATHQDKDVFTAVALDVLRADQIIVTACGSSRYAALVGRYLFSSVGKKFCEVVMASEFQYFAESVSRNTLVLAISQSGETLDVIDGVELARKAGARIVSIINRPQSLLGELSHNVLYLNCGPEIGVAATKSFLNQLAIFYLLAFSMVHSFDMAADNIRKVSRQVARAIDWNNDVITKITKQYHDKNDFYYIARGINFAIASEGALKLKEISYIHAEGMPAGELKHGTLSLIEDGTPVLVICPGDFTYKETLGNAIEAKARGARIIAVSDVDNEVYDHWIRIPRVHDLLYPMVSVVPLQLLAYHMATRRGHNPDMPRNLAKSVTVR
- a CDS encoding glycosyltransferase family 2 protein yields the protein MRIIAVIPCLNEAAFISDIVGKAIKHVDHVLVVDDGSTDNTAEVARQAGAYMIRHEKRRGAGAATRSGIQAALKEGADIVVTLDGDGQHDASEIPKVIAPLLQGEADLAIGSRFVKPDTNMPPYRNLGIYIITWLYNLGSKGKISDSQSCFRSYSRRLLETVEITRDDFGFSIEVLVKARKKGLKIVEVPASCYYHAESSTLDPITHGLGVAWSVIQLRAAIELCGPKAVL
- a CDS encoding DUF2206 domain-containing protein, encoding MIRFNDWPINKLLLLAGSLLLASAGLNVLAYAGCDIPAARQVIGFIFLTIIPGALIMRILRIHEAGTLPGFLYSIGLSIAFVMLSGVLIDLILPLAGIRQPLSLLPVTIAVGLLVLVLMPVAWLRDRGYVPRTAAFPSEPLPLIPVLTIILLIVLTVLAVALVDTFQNNILLLICLAGIAALVVLAAFDKFIHPELYPLAIFAIGLCLLYQTTLMSPHPIGSDIFTEYTFYRMTMDAGFWDASIFEMVNTCLSITILAPVYSLFLGMDGNWLFKAVYPLIFALVPLILYQAFKQQIGPKRAFLSVFFFVSVPTFSLEMISLCRQQIAELFLALIILLLVERKLKPYQRLCLLCIFAVSIVISHYALGLIGFVFVAFLLLIMPALGIRPFRRIWGSESGQSVDAVNGSPQCGPLSTKALIIFIAVFFIAGAAWYGLTGQGLIIRTYERLWNEQTQAIIVQKSETLPSTDVQPATQTPSLIQINNRDGLIRTAFGLDFAEATPAGKGFRIWQYLTQLLLIIGFIKTLVRPGKSGFRPEFLSLSLAGACLLLASLVIPRFADYLNITRLYHIALMTLAPFCILGGEAVWLWAVSAFHRIKGKADNGSARGLGFVTLAVLIPYFLFTSGIIYEVTGQSVTDKADLPYSIALSSYRLDLAGMLYAKDGAAANWISQNSDNVTGIYADRHAANLLHFYQFPGPVQELARDANNPEEGSRLYLDSVNISRGEITFAVSTGLRQYINWNGVPGLVKIMDAANRVYNNTGAQVLITR
- a CDS encoding acyltransferase family protein translates to MASKRLFIFDFLRFSAILLVVLSHILKMETMDAVRGYLGIMGLGIFFFVSGYLLAANENPVSKNNAIDYFKRRSLRIYPLYWMALILTVLLSWMLENNLFGWRTVIAYFCGLQSVFVPRYMVEISSYWFIGTILIYYLMYPLITYGKKTISILLISLPVFVFLMVVRVYAGLFDGRVFEYFFVFVLGVMAARAQFFDSNYFRKWKIPSAVVSIACICIVIIFGPLMPSDLSRIDPLLLFNVGLITVFRMILIVSTIAAVYWMLSLSSLPSSVKRVITAGAFASYAVYLFHDVYYSVIRHFLNFNDAVVGNIAWTLLLPILFIICYYIQAGADRLLINPKPVCPD